The Glycine soja cultivar W05 chromosome 8, ASM419377v2, whole genome shotgun sequence genome has a window encoding:
- the LOC114423720 gene encoding B-cell receptor-associated protein 29-like: protein MIQLLFLVIFVEGVLAFLLLVKIGPLRDLVIKSLDQLKMGKGPATVKTIAGTMSVILLSSLMSIIKIQNKGAKLGTMSPMDQVLWRSHLLEASLMGFTLFLGFLIDRTHHYLQKLINLRSNAGASKEELENLKKETVQLKEKDEKASKEIKQLKEELSCLSKSLEKIKSESEEKDKKVETAEAHVASLQKQAADLLLEYDRLLEENQNLQAQTLGHKS, encoded by the exons ATGATTCAGTTGTTGTTCTTGGTGATTTTTGTTGAGGGGGTTCTGGCATTTCTTTTGTTGGTGAAGATAGGACCTTTGAGAGATCTTGTGATAAAGAGCCTGGATCAGTTGAAGATGGGGAAGGGTCCAGCTACAGTGAAAACCATTGCTGGTACCATGTCTGTGATTCTTCTTTCAAGTCTCATGAGCATTATCAAGATCCAGAACAAAGGTGCTAAACTCGGTACTATGTCGCCCATGGATCAAGTTCTATGGAGATCTCACTTGCTCGAGGCTTCACTCATGG GTTTTACATTATTCCTTGGATTCCTAATTGATCGTACCCACCATTATCTTCAAAAACTTATTAATTTAAGGAGTAATGCGGGAGCTTCAAAAGAAGAATTGGAAAACCTTAAAAAAGAAACTGTCCAACTTAAAGAAAAGGATGAGAAAGCATCCAAGGAGATTAAACAGCTAAAGGAAGAACTTTCATGTCTGTCCAAAAGTTTGGAAAAGATTAAATCGGAATCTGAAGAGAAGGATAAGAAAGTCGAGACCGCCGAAGCACATGTTGCTTCCCTCCAAAAGCAAGCTGCAGATCTACTACTTGAATATGATAGACTCTTAGAAGAAAACCAAAACCTTCAGGCTCAAACACTGGGACATAAGAGTTGA
- the LOC114423715 gene encoding oleoyl-acyl carrier protein thioesterase 1, chloroplastic-like produces the protein MLKLSCNGLDRAHSLAQCGFAGRPACVVPRRRISGVSGFWSPGGRAIRVSAAVVSAKDGAVATRVEAESGTLADRLRVGSLTEDGLSYKEKFIVRSYEVGINKTATVETIANLLQEVGCNHAQSVGYSTDGFATTPTMRKLRLIWVTARMHIEIYKYPAWSDVVEIETWCQGEGRVGTRRDFILKDYASDAVIGRATSKWVMMNQDTRRLQKVSDDVKEEYLVFCPREPRLAIPEADSNNLKKIPKLEDPAQYSRLGLVPRRADLDMNQHVNNVTYIGWVLESMPQEIIDSHELQSITLDYRRECGQHDIVDSLTSVEEIQGGAEAVSELKSTNGSAMAREDKHEHQQFLHLLRLSTEGLEINRGRTEWRKKAPR, from the exons atgttgaagctTTCGTGCAATGGCTTGGACCGGGCTCACTCGCTGGCCCAATGCGGCTTTGCGGGCCGGCCCGCCTGCGTCGTCCCTCGCCGGAGGATAAGCGGCGTCTCCGGATTCTGGTCGCCGGGCGGCAGGGCGATCCGGGTGTCGGCGGCGGTGGTGTCGGCGAAGGATGGCGCGGTGGCGACCCGGGTGGAGGCGGAGTCCGGGACGCTGGCGGACCGGCTGAGGGTGGGGAGCTTGACGGAGGATGGGTTGTCTTACAAGGAGAAGTTCATTGTGAGGAGCTACGAAGTTGGGATCAATAAGACTGCCACTGTTGAAACCATTGCTAATCTCTTGCAG GAGGTTGGATGTAATCATGCTCAGAGTGTTGGATATTCTACTGATGGTTTTGCAACCACCCCTACGATGAGAAAATTGCGTCTCATATGGGTTACTGCTCGCATGCACATTGAAATCTACAAATACCCTGCTTG GAGTGACGTTGTTGAGATAGAGACATGGTGCCAAGGTGAAGGAAGGGTTGGGACAAGGCGTGATTTTATACTGAAAGACTATGCAAGTGATGCAGTCATTGGAAGGGCAACAAG CAAATGGGTAATGATGAATCAGGACACCAGACGACTCCAGAAAGTTTCTGATGATGTTAAAGAAGAGTATTTGGTTTTCTGTCCTCGAGAGCCCAG GTTAGCAATTCCAGAGGCAGATAGCAATAACTTGAAGAAAATACCGAAATTGGAAGACCCTGCCCAGTATTCCAGACTTGGACTTGTG CCAAGAAGAGCGGATCTGGACATGAATCAGCATGTTAACAATGTCACCTATATTGGATGGGTGCTTGAG AGCATGCCTCAAGAAATCATTGATAGTCATGAGTTGCAGAGTATTACCTTGGATTACAGACGAGAGTGCGGACAGCATGACATAGTTGATTCCCTCACTAGTGTGGAAGAAATCCAGGGTGGTGCCGAGGCAGTTTCAGAACTGAAAAGTACAAATGGATCTGCCATGGCAAGGGAAGACAAACATGAACACCAGCAGTTTCTGCATCTACTTAGGTTGTCTACTGAAGGACTTGAGATAAACCGGGGACGAACGGAATGGAGAAAGAAAGCTCCAAGATGA
- the LOC114423719 gene encoding RPM1-interacting protein 4-like, protein MAQHSNVPKFGNQESEDNVLDTAHSDKAQKGQSGSKMINPNDTKENSDIVSSADLPHSKPRVHSEDPSGKGSVRTTHELQKSREDGDPKQFTDSPARHGGGDSSHRGHGVGSADNRKRPSRQSTGPEHNIDRSPLHRQAKTPGRDSPSWEGKNSYDSSHGTPGRSRLRPSYRGDETPDEGAAVPKFGEWDESNPASADGYTHIFNKVREEKQVGAGHVPGTPNGRQYAARNQRANDKAQSCCFCWGKK, encoded by the exons ATGGCT CAACATTCTAATGTTCCAAAGTTTGGCAATCAGGAGAGTGAAGACAACGTTTTAGACACAGCTCATTCTGACAAAGCCCAGAAAGGTCAGTCTGGTTCAAAGATGATTAATCCAAATGACACCAAGGAAAATTCGGACATAGTTTCTTCTGCTGACCTACCCCATTCAAAACCCAGAGTTCATTCAGAGGATCCATCTGGAAAGGGATCAGTGAGAACAACACATGAGTTACAAAAGAGTAGGGAGGATGGTGATCCTAAACAATTTACTGACTCTCCAGCTCGCCATGGTGGCGGTGATTCTTCCCATCGAGGTCATGGAGTAGGTTCTGCTGACAACCGTAAAAGACCTTCAAGACAAAGTACTGGGCCTGAGCACAACATTGACCGTTCACCCCTTCATCGCCAGGCAAAAACCCCTGGCAGAGATAGTCCTTCTTGGGAAGGAAAAAATTCATATGATAGCAGCCATGGTACCCCAGGAAGGTCCCGATTGAGACCATCTTACCGAGGGGATGAAACT CCTGATGAAGGTGCTGCTGTTCCAAAGTTTGGTGAGTGGGATGAGAGCAACCCTGCATCAGCTGATGGCTACACTCACATTTTCAACAAAGTGCGGGAAGAGAAACAAGTGGGGGCTGGACACGTGCCAGGCACACCTAATGGGAGACAATATGCTGCTCGGAATCAACGTGCCAACGACAAAGCTCAG AGTTGCTGCTTTTGCTGGGgcaaaaaatga
- the LOC114423716 gene encoding cell division control protein 45 homolog has protein sequence MREQNVESFYAKLRQTALSSSSSPVLIFPSTSDVDSLCALKIIFHILESDSIQYACYPVSSFHEIHKYTNSSSNDEPLSVVLVNWGNHRDLSNTLNLPSNARVFVVDSHRPIHLRNLSDQNDAVVVLFTKEDEGQSDLAYDFDLTTLANAATTVDSDSDSESESESDSDSDSGSERTGSRKRRKKNPQDDDDGDDEDPIKLYRKLKKGYYKLGTFHGKPSGCLMYELADKLRKNTNELLWIACISLTDQFVHERLSDERYHDGVMELEQHINSSGNLDAVTSVTLKDGTKIRAPNSLRITYEDQPRLMLLQEWSLFDSMMCSSYIATKLKTWSENGIKKLKLLFGTMGFALGDCQQKFQHMNLEVKRKMKKEFERFLPEYGLTDFYYRSFIRTLKYSSKISAADVVYGVTALLESFVRSDGSCASKQFGVAYDALSLNNIDNLRTGMHHAIKIQRAILRQGSAAITKNGCIRSGRSFRWLKLEDSNDATLLGYPQALTKFCYFIMDALREKGAKMKPLICACVSQEPGKVLIVGVCGRPRLGGAQGNAFGIAFRTAAEEIGTEFFHELFESSWIVLDASAVNSFMVRLTKKL, from the coding sequence ATGAGAGAGCAAAACGTTGAGTCGTTCTACGCTAAGCTTCGCCAAACCGCGctatcttcttcctcttctccgGTTCTCATTTTCCCCTCAACCTCCGATGTCGACTCTCTCTGCGCTCTGAAAATCATTTTTCACATCCTCGAATCCGATTCCATCCAATACGCGTGCTACCCTGTGTCGTCTTTTCATGAGATCCACAAATACACAAATTCCTCCTCAAACGACGAGCCTCTCTCCGTCGTTTTGGTCAATTGGGGCAACCACAGAGACCTCAGCAATACCCTAAACCTCCCCTCCAACGCCCGCGTTTTCGTCGTCGACAGCCACCGCCCCATCCACCTCCGCAACCTCAGCGACCAGAACGACGCCGTTGTGGTTCTCTTCACTAAAGAGGACGAGGGACAATCCGATCTTGCTTACGATTTCGACCTCACCACACTCGCCAACGCCGCCACCACCGTCGATTCTGATTCCGATTCCGAATCTGAGTCCGAATCGGATTCGGATTCCGACTCCGGCTCTGAAAGGACTGGATCtagaaaaaggagaaagaagaaccctcaggatgatgatgatggtgatgatgaaGATCCAATTAAGCTCTACCGGAAGCTGAAGAAAGGCTATTACAAATTGGGGACGTTTCACGGGAAGCCCTCCGGGTGTTTGATGTATGAACTCGCTGACAAGCTCAGGAAGAACACCAACGAATTGCTCTGGATCGCGTGCATTTCCCTCACGGATCAGTTTGTGCACGAGAGATTGAGTGACGAGAGGTACCATGATGGAGTCATGGAGCTCGAGCAGCACATAAACAGTTCTGGTAACCTGGATGCGGTTACTTCGGTTACTCTCAAGGATGGTACCAAGATTCGTGCCCCGAATTCTTTGCGGATTACTTATGAGGACCAGCCGAGGCTTATGTTGTTGCAGGAGTGGAGCCTCTTTGACTCCATGATGTGCTCCTCGTACATTGCCACCAAGTTGAAGACGTGGAGTGAGAACGGGATAAAGAAGCTGAAGCTTCTGTTCGGGACAATGGGGTTTGCTCTTGGTGATTGCCAGCAGAAGTTTCAGCACATGAATTTGGAGGTTAAGCGCAAGATGAAGAAGGAGTTTGAGAGGTTTTTGCCTGAGTATGGGCTCACTGATTTTTACTACAGGAGTTTCATTAGGACTCTCAAGTATAGTTCTAAGATTTCTGCTGCGGATGTGGTGTATGGTGTGACTGCCTTGCTTGAGTCTTTTGTTAGATCTGATGGTTCTTGTGCTTCTAAGCAGTTTGGTGTGGCCTATGATGCGCTGTCTTTGAACAATATTGACAACTTGAGAACTGGGATGCATCATGCCATTAAAATTCAGAGAGCAATTTTAAGGCAAGGGAGTGCTGCAATTACTAAGAATGGGTGTATAAGGAGTGGGAGGAGTTTCCGGTGGCTGAAGCTAGAGGATTCAAATGATGCTACGCTGTTGGGGTACCCGCAGGCTTTGACTAAGTTCTGTTATTTTATCATGGATGCTTTGCGAGAGAAGGGGGCCAAAATGAAGCCTTTGATTTGTGCTTGTGTGTCTCAGGAGCCAGGGAAGGTGCTGATTGTGGGGGTTTGTGGGAGGCCGCGTTTGGGTGGGGCTCAAGGCAATGCGTTTGGGATTGCGTTTAGGACTGCAGCAGAGGAGATTGGAACTGAGTTCTTTCATGAGTTATTTGAATCCTCATGGATTGTTCTGGATGCTTCAGCTGTAAATTCATTCATGGTTAGGTTGACCAAGAAGCTGTGA